The following are encoded in a window of Corvus moneduloides isolate bCorMon1 chromosome 26, bCorMon1.pri, whole genome shotgun sequence genomic DNA:
- the LOC116435427 gene encoding leucine-rich repeat-containing protein 37A3-like encodes MGREMGFPEGERCLSFLCRDFTGNSIAEIGKRAWKNYPWAETLVLRDNELRAVKSHSLQGLFLLKHLDLSGNEIVSIEERAFEPLPFLKLLNLSGNGLTQIRSGTFQAWHGMQFLQELILSHNPLAVIADAAFFKLPAVSSL; translated from the exons ATGGGCAGGGAAATGGGTTTTCCCGAGGGGGAGCGgtgtctttcctttctttgcagagaTTTCACTGGCAACTCCATTGCTGAGATTGGAAAACGAGCCTGGAAGAACTACCCGTGGGCTGAGACCTT AGTGCTCAGGGACAATGAGCTGCGGGCAGTGAAGAGCCATTCCCTGCAGGGGCTGTTCCTGCTGAAGCACCT GGATTTGTCTGGCAATGAGATTGTGTCCATTGAGGAACGTGCTTTCGAGCCACTGCCTTTCCTGAAGCTTCT aaACCTCTCCGGGAATGGCCTCACGCAGATCCGCAGCGGCACTTTCCAGGCCTGGCACGGGATGcagtttctccaggagct CATCCTCAGCCATAACCCGCTGGCTGTCATTGCTGACGCTGCGTTCTTCAAGCTGCCCGCAGTGAGCTCTCTGTAA